Proteins from one Coffea arabica cultivar ET-39 chromosome 8c, Coffea Arabica ET-39 HiFi, whole genome shotgun sequence genomic window:
- the LOC113738664 gene encoding NAC domain-containing protein 92-like isoform X2 has translation MEGELKEETLPPGFRFHPTDEELITYYLINKISDSAFTGRAIADVDLNKCEPWDLPGKAKMGEKEWYFFSLRDRKYPTGVRTNRATNTGYWKTTGKDKEIYNSVTSELVGMKKTLVFYRGRAPRGEKTNWVMHEYRIHAKSSYRTAKDEWVVCRVFQKSAGGKKYPSNHSRAVNPYNLEIGPGALSSQMMQADAFQIPMGRNYMSHAEVQELSRVFRGGSSSMNLQIPAQMNYAAVAGGGGCFTISGLNLNLGGAASTQPILRAAPPVPSAMNQQDVTSSMITNGVMANDSGYGAAEINANAMSNRFVTMEHCPDLDNYWPTY, from the exons ATGGAAGGAGAATTGAAGGAGGAGACACTGCCACCAGGGTTCCGATTTCATCCTACAGATGAGGAGCTCATAACATACTACCTCATAAACAAGATCTCAGATTCTGCTTTTACAGGAAGAGCTATTGCTGATGTTGATCTCAACAAATGTGAACCATGGGATCTTCCAG GAAAggcaaaaatgggagaaaaaGAATGGTACTTCTTCAGCCTCCGAGATCGGAAATATCCTACTGGAGTGAGAACCAACCGAGCCACAAACACGGGATACTGGAAGACCACAGGAAAAGACAAGGAGATCTACAACAGTGTCACCTCAGAATTAGTTGGGATGAAGAAGACATTGGTTTTCTACAGAGGCAGAGCTCCCAGAGGGGAAAAAACCAATTGGGTCATGCATGAATATCGTATTCATGCAAAATCCTCATATCGGACAGCCAAG GACGAATGGGTGGTCTGCCGTGTCTTCCAGAAGAGTGCAGGAGGGAAAAAGTACCCATCAAACCATTCGAGGGCAGTCAATCCTTACAATCTTGAAATTGGCCCTGGTGCTCTTTCATCACAAATGATGCAAGCTGATGCTTTTCAAATCCCTATGGGAAGGAACTATATGAGCCATGCAGAAGTGCAGGAACTTTCCAGGGTTTTTAGAGGTGGATCAAGTAGCATGAACTTGCAAATTCCGGCTCAAATGAATTATGCGGCGGTAGCTGGTGGAGGAGGTTGCTTTACAATATCAGGGCTGAACTTAAATCTTGGTGGAGCAGCCTCGACGCAGCCAATATTGCGAGCAGCACCACCAGTTCCTTCAGCTATGAATCAACAAGATGTTACTTCTTCCATGATCACTAATGGTGTCATGGCAAATGACAGTGGCTACGGGGCGGCAGAGATCAATGCAAATGCAATGAGCAACAGGTTTGTGACCATGGAACATTGCCCTGATTTGGATAATTACTGGCCTACATATTGA
- the LOC113739153 gene encoding uncharacterized protein has product MYDASTDPEDHLSVFLTHMRLQTAADEIRCKTFPMFLKGKARLWFQGPAPGSIRNFPELARQFVAQFVSSKTYSKNATHLMAIRQSHDKSLRNFMTRFNAESLQVKDKNEKVVMAAFVNGLRVEELFYKLAEKSPKNLEELLTRAHAVANAEEAGRLKKESDREFGDRKGRTNPPEGKDVPAKKNVFDRLSREKAPAPPPLPEKGYTPLTRPKAQILAVMEAEGLAGRPPKMGTPRNKRNQDRYCAFHRDVGHDTEGCWALRKEIEDLIQRGFLGRFVRQGRSGQEPGRTYRGDRGEGQRRDRPKRRYERRGPSPDQDSQNLAGVINTIAGGPTGGDSHTARKNRRPPPEEDDSLKRLRMDEEITFGPRDAVPLASEYHETIVIDIVTNNYRVKKVYVDQESAVDIMFYRVFRELGLEDGQLTLIRTPLMDFTGPPINPEGMITLMVTVG; this is encoded by the coding sequence ATGTACGATGCTTCAACCGACCCGGAAGACCACCTTTCGGTCTTCCTGACGCACATGCGCCTGCAAACAGCCGCGGATGAGATCCGCTGCAAGACCTTCCCCATGTTCTTAAAGGGGAAGGCTCGACTCTGGTTTCAGGGCCCGGCCCCCGGGTCTATCCGGAACTTCCCTGAACTGGCCAGGCAGTTCGTAGCCCAATTCGTTTCCTCGAAGACTTACTCGAAGAATGCCACCCACCTAATGGCTATCAGGCAGAGCCATGACAAGTCCCTAAGAAATTTCATGACCCGCTTCAATGCGGAGAGTCTGCAGGTCAAAGACAAAAACGAAAAGGTGGTCATGGCCGCCTTCGTGAATGGGCTCAGGGTGGAGGAGCTCTTCTACAAGCTGGCCGAGAAGTCGCCGAAGAATCTGGAGGAGCTCCTGACCAGGGCGCACGCGGTTGCTAATGCGGAGGAGGCAGGCCGTCTGAAGAAAGAGTCAGATCGGGAGTTCGGAGATCGGAAGGGACGGACAAACCCCCCAGAGGGCAAGGATGTTCCGGCTAAGAAAAACGTCTTTGACCGGCTCTCGAGGGAGAAAGCCCCTGCTCCGCCGCCTCTCCCAGAGAAAGGCTACACCCCCCTAACGCGGCCTAAAGCCCAGATCTTGGCCGTTATGGAGGCGGAAGGGCTGGCAGGTCGGCCGCCCAAGATGGGAACACCTCGGAACAAAAGGAACCAGGACCGGTACTGCGCCTTTCACCGCGACGTGGGACATGACACGGAGGGATGCTGGGCCCTGCGGAAGGAAATCGAAGATCTGATCCAACGCGGTTTCCTAGGACGGTTCGTGCGGCAAGGTCGTTCCGGCCAGGAGCCCGGACGCACCTACCGAGGAGATCGGGGTGAAGGCCAGCGGCGCGACCGCCCTAAGCGGCGGTACGAGCGTCGGGGTCCTTCCCCCGACCAGGATTCCCAGAACCTGGCCGGGGTGATAAACACCATCGCCGGAGGCCCCACCGGGGGGGATAGTCACACAGCTCGGAAAAACAGGCGACCTCCCCCCGAAGAGGATGACTCCCTGAAGCGGCTGCGCATGGACGAGGAGATCACTTTCGGCCCAAGGGATGCGGTTCCCCTAGCGTCCGAGTACCATGAAACCATCGTGATAGACATCGTTACCAACAACTACCGGGTGAAAAAGGTGTATGTCGACCAGGAGAGTGCGGTTGACATTATGTTCTATCGGGTGTTCAGGGAGCTCGGCTTGGAGGACGGGCAGCTGACCCTAATTCGAACACCACTGATGGACTTCACCGGGCCCCCTATCAACCCGGAGGGGATGATCACCCTGATGGTCACGGTAGGGTAG
- the LOC113738664 gene encoding NAC domain-containing protein 92-like isoform X1 gives MEGELKEETLPPGFRFHPTDEELITYYLINKISDSAFTGRAIADVDLNKCEPWDLPGKAKMGEKEWYFFSLRDRKYPTGVRTNRATNTGYWKTTGKDKEIYNSVTSELVGMKKTLVFYRGRAPRGEKTNWVMHEYRIHAKSSYRTAKQDEWVVCRVFQKSAGGKKYPSNHSRAVNPYNLEIGPGALSSQMMQADAFQIPMGRNYMSHAEVQELSRVFRGGSSSMNLQIPAQMNYAAVAGGGGCFTISGLNLNLGGAASTQPILRAAPPVPSAMNQQDVTSSMITNGVMANDSGYGAAEINANAMSNRFVTMEHCPDLDNYWPTY, from the exons ATGGAAGGAGAATTGAAGGAGGAGACACTGCCACCAGGGTTCCGATTTCATCCTACAGATGAGGAGCTCATAACATACTACCTCATAAACAAGATCTCAGATTCTGCTTTTACAGGAAGAGCTATTGCTGATGTTGATCTCAACAAATGTGAACCATGGGATCTTCCAG GAAAggcaaaaatgggagaaaaaGAATGGTACTTCTTCAGCCTCCGAGATCGGAAATATCCTACTGGAGTGAGAACCAACCGAGCCACAAACACGGGATACTGGAAGACCACAGGAAAAGACAAGGAGATCTACAACAGTGTCACCTCAGAATTAGTTGGGATGAAGAAGACATTGGTTTTCTACAGAGGCAGAGCTCCCAGAGGGGAAAAAACCAATTGGGTCATGCATGAATATCGTATTCATGCAAAATCCTCATATCGGACAGCCAAG CAGGACGAATGGGTGGTCTGCCGTGTCTTCCAGAAGAGTGCAGGAGGGAAAAAGTACCCATCAAACCATTCGAGGGCAGTCAATCCTTACAATCTTGAAATTGGCCCTGGTGCTCTTTCATCACAAATGATGCAAGCTGATGCTTTTCAAATCCCTATGGGAAGGAACTATATGAGCCATGCAGAAGTGCAGGAACTTTCCAGGGTTTTTAGAGGTGGATCAAGTAGCATGAACTTGCAAATTCCGGCTCAAATGAATTATGCGGCGGTAGCTGGTGGAGGAGGTTGCTTTACAATATCAGGGCTGAACTTAAATCTTGGTGGAGCAGCCTCGACGCAGCCAATATTGCGAGCAGCACCACCAGTTCCTTCAGCTATGAATCAACAAGATGTTACTTCTTCCATGATCACTAATGGTGTCATGGCAAATGACAGTGGCTACGGGGCGGCAGAGATCAATGCAAATGCAATGAGCAACAGGTTTGTGACCATGGAACATTGCCCTGATTTGGATAATTACTGGCCTACATATTGA